CTTGGATCTCTTGTAAGGAGTCCTTCTTTCTTTAGTTTTGGTTTAAGGTCTGGATTGAGTTCAACCAAAGCTCTTGCAATTCCGTGTCTTATTGCACCAGCTTGACCGCTCAATCCACCACCATTAACAGTAACAATTGCATCATACTTACCAGTTACTCCTGCTACATGAAAGGGTTGCATAAGTATCATTCTAAGAGTTTCTCTTGGGAAATACTCTTCAACTGGTTTTTCGTTAACAATAACTTTTCCTGTGCCTGGTAATAAGATTACTCGTGCAACGGATCTTTTTCTTCTTCCTGCAGCTAAATTTTCAGCCATTATCTTCACCTCAAAAATTAACTTATTTTTAGAGGTTCAGGTTTCTGGGCAGTATGAGGATGATCTGAACCTCTGTAAACTTTCAATTTTTTTATCATCTTTCTACCCAATCTTGTTTTTGGAAGCATACCCCATACAGCGTCAACAATGACTTTTTCAGGCTCTTTTTCAAGTCTTTCTTTAAGTGTTTCTGCTTTCAAATTACCGATGTAACCCGTATGTTGATAATAAATTTTGTCAGTAAGTTTTTTCCCTGTTACTTTGATCTTGTCAGCATTAATGACTATAACAAAATCTCCATTATCCACATTAGGAGTGTAAGTTGGCTTATGTTTACCCATTAAAATTTTTGCAATTCTTGATGCAAATCTTCCAAGAGTCTGCCCATTTGCATCTACAATCCACCAATTTCTGTTAACCTCTTCTTTTTTAACAAAAGCTGTTTTCATCTTTATACCTCACCTCTAATTTTAATTACGAGCTAAAATTATAAAATAACTTAAAAACCTTTTATTTGTCAAATAATTAAGCTGAACTCAAAATTCAGCTTACTATTAACGCAATATACTCTCTTATCGCTTTCGAGGAAATCGCAAAGTTACTAAATTTAGGCAGAAAACTGTAAATATTGTAG
Above is a genomic segment from Thermodesulfovibrio aggregans containing:
- the rpsI gene encoding 30S ribosomal protein S9; the protein is MAENLAAGRRKRSVARVILLPGTGKVIVNEKPVEEYFPRETLRMILMQPFHVAGVTGKYDAIVTVNGGGLSGQAGAIRHGIARALVELNPDLKPKLKKEGLLTRDPREVERKKYGQPKARKRFQFSKR
- the rplM gene encoding 50S ribosomal protein L13; protein product: MKTAFVKKEEVNRNWWIVDANGQTLGRFASRIAKILMGKHKPTYTPNVDNGDFVIVINADKIKVTGKKLTDKIYYQHTGYIGNLKAETLKERLEKEPEKVIVDAVWGMLPKTRLGRKMIKKLKVYRGSDHPHTAQKPEPLKIS